The following proteins come from a genomic window of Anaerobutyricum hallii:
- a CDS encoding 4Fe-4S binding protein, translating to MIRKIIRIDKEKCNGCGACADACHEGAIDIINGKAELVREHFCDGLGDCLPECPTGAISFEEREAPEYDEKAVKEAQKKILAKNQTMTAHVGCPGSKSMQIQRKETSETKKLSSTADQVSRLQNWPVQIKLAPVSAPYFNGAKLLIAADCTAYAYASFHQDFIRNKITLIGCPKLDQVDYSEKLTAIIQKNNIQSVTIVRMEVPCCGGLEMAAKKALQNSGKFIPWQVVTISIDGKLS from the coding sequence ATGATACGAAAGATTATTCGAATTGATAAAGAAAAATGTAATGGCTGCGGTGCCTGTGCAGATGCCTGCCATGAAGGTGCTATTGATATCATTAATGGAAAAGCAGAATTGGTAAGAGAACATTTTTGTGACGGACTAGGCGATTGTCTCCCGGAATGTCCAACAGGAGCCATTTCCTTTGAAGAAAGAGAAGCACCGGAATACGATGAAAAAGCTGTAAAAGAAGCTCAGAAAAAAATATTAGCAAAAAATCAGACAATGACTGCACATGTCGGCTGTCCTGGATCTAAAAGTATGCAGATTCAGCGAAAGGAAACATCTGAAACAAAAAAACTATCTTCAACCGCAGATCAAGTATCAAGACTTCAGAACTGGCCGGTACAGATTAAACTGGCACCTGTCAGTGCACCATATTTTAACGGTGCAAAACTTCTGATCGCAGCCGATTGTACTGCTTACGCTTACGCAAGTTTCCATCAGGATTTTATCCGAAACAAAATAACATTAATTGGCTGTCCTAAATTAGATCAGGTAGATTATAGTGAGAAACTGACTGCGATCATTCAAAAGAACAATATCCAAAGTGTAACGATTGTAAGAATGGAAGTTCCATGCTGCGGCGGTCTTGAGATGGCAGCCAAAAAAGCACTTCAGAATAGTGGAAAATTCATTCCCTGGCAGGTTGTAACGATAAGTATTGACGGAAAATTATCGTAA
- a CDS encoding YaiI/YqxD family protein: MRVFVDADACPVVGIVEKVAKKHNVPVTLLCDTNHVLSSDYSEVIVVGAGADAVDYKLISICHKGDIVVSQDYGVAAMALGKGAYAIHQSGKWYTNENIDQMLMERHLNKKARRASRKNHLKGPRKRTSEDDERFRESFKKMIQVLQNG, encoded by the coding sequence ATGAGAGTTTTTGTTGATGCAGATGCCTGCCCGGTAGTGGGTATTGTTGAAAAAGTTGCAAAAAAGCACAATGTTCCGGTGACATTGTTGTGTGATACAAACCATGTGTTATCCTCTGACTACAGTGAGGTGATTGTAGTTGGAGCCGGAGCAGATGCAGTGGATTATAAATTGATCAGCATTTGCCATAAAGGGGATATTGTTGTATCGCAAGATTATGGAGTGGCAGCAATGGCACTTGGAAAAGGTGCATATGCAATTCATCAATCTGGGAAATGGTATACCAATGAGAATATTGACCAGATGCTTATGGAACGGCATTTGAACAAGAAAGCACGAAGGGCATCTAGAAAGAATCACTTAAAAGGGCCAAGAAAGCGAACATCAGAGGACGATGAGCGTTTCAGAGAATCTTTTAAGAAAATGATACAGGTTCTTCAGAACGGTTAG
- a CDS encoding winged helix-turn-helix transcriptional regulator, producing MSKYFAHTLSLISGKHKMVILYCLMEFETVRFNELKRYLKTISDKTLSTNLKELEADKLIVRTEYPQIPPKVEYSLSERGKSLMKVLDQLCVWGEENRLTE from the coding sequence ATCTCGAAATACTTCGCCCACACGTTGTCGCTGATCTCCGGCAAGCACAAGATGGTCATTCTTTACTGCCTGATGGAGTTTGAAACCGTGCGATTCAATGAGTTGAAACGGTATCTGAAAACCATTTCCGACAAGACTCTCAGCACGAATCTCAAGGAGCTGGAAGCAGACAAACTGATCGTCCGCACCGAGTATCCGCAGATTCCGCCGAAGGTGGAGTACTCCTTGTCTGAGCGTGGAAAGTCGCTGATGAAGGTGCTGGATCAGCTCTGTGTCTGGGGCGAGGAGAATCGACTGACAGAGTAA